One region of Miscanthus floridulus cultivar M001 chromosome 19, ASM1932011v1, whole genome shotgun sequence genomic DNA includes:
- the LOC136529125 gene encoding cinnamoyl-CoA reductase 1-like, which produces MAAPAAKSVCVTGAGGFIASWLVKLLLSRGQYTVRGTVRDPGASKNAHLKALEGAGERLQLLKADLLDYSSVASAIAGCEGVFHVASPVPSGRSSNPEVEVIGPAVVGTTNVLKACYEAKVKRVVVVSAVAAVFSNPNWPKDKAFDEDCWSDEDYCRKNEVIQLSLSKAMVLLVQITT; this is translated from the exons atggcggcgccggcggcgaagAGCGTATGCGTGACCGGCGCGGGCGGCTTCATCGCGTCGTGGCTGGTGAAGCTCCTCCTCTCCCGTGGCCAATACACGGTCCGCGGCACCGTGCGCGACCCTG GTGCTAGCAAGAATGCTCATCTCAAGGCGCTGGAAGGAGCTGGGGAAAGGTTGCAGCTTCTCAAGGCTGATTTGTTGGACTACAGCAGTGTTGCATCAGCAATTGCTGGCTGTGAGGGTGTCTTCCATGTAGCTAGCCCTGTCCCTTCCGGTCGGTCCTCCAACCCTGAG GTGGAGGTCATAGGTCCTGCTGTAGTAGGAACAACCAATGTGTTAAAGGCTTGCTATGAGGCAAAAGTTAAGCGAGTTGTGGTGGTGTCTGCTGTTGCAGCTGTATTCAGTAACCCTAACTGGCCTAAGGACAAGGCCTTTGATGAAGACTGTTGGTCAGATGAGGATTACTGCAGGAAGAATGAGGTGATACAGTTGTCCCTTAGTAAAGCAATGGTGTTGCTTGTGCAAATAACGACATAG